From Gammaproteobacteria bacterium, a single genomic window includes:
- the cheD gene encoding putative chemoreceptor glutamine deamidase CheD (Evidence 3 : Putative function from multiple computational evidences), whose product MTDEGIQHLAPNLYLDRQFNCQAAKILPGEYYVTSRDMVLVTVLGSCIAACIRDPVLCIGGMNHFMLPESGGDPDSVLSLSARYGAYAMELLINHLLKMGASRSRLEAKVFGAGRVLAGVTDVGARNTAFVLQYLDRERIRLLASDLGGVYPRKVYFFPDTGRVLVRELRTLHNNTLINRERAYSHAIDTVPIGGGAELF is encoded by the coding sequence ATGACGGACGAGGGTATCCAGCATCTAGCACCGAACCTCTACCTGGATCGACAATTCAATTGCCAAGCCGCCAAGATCCTGCCTGGCGAATATTACGTTACGTCGCGCGATATGGTACTGGTTACGGTGCTGGGTTCCTGTATAGCCGCCTGTATCCGTGATCCCGTATTGTGTATCGGAGGGATGAACCACTTTATGTTGCCCGAATCCGGCGGCGACCCGGACAGCGTCCTGAGTCTGTCTGCCCGCTACGGCGCCTACGCAATGGAGCTCCTCATCAACCACCTGCTCAAAATGGGGGCCAGCCGTTCCCGCCTGGAGGCAAAGGTGTTTGGCGCGGGGCGGGTGCTAGCCGGTGTTACCGATGTCGGGGCACGCAATACTGCCTTTGTGCTCCAATATCTAGATCGTGAACGCATCCGCCTGTTGGCTTCCGATTTGGGGGGGGTCTATCCCCGCAAGGTCTATTTCTTTCCAGACACGGGGCGGGTATTAGTGCGCGAGTTACGTACGCTGCACAACAATACCCTGATCAATCGTGAACGAGCCTATAGCCATGCCATCGATACGGTACCAATCGGAGGCGGGGCTGAGCTTTTCTAG
- a CDS encoding conserved membrane hypothetical protein (Evidence 4 : Unknown function but conserved in other organisms), with translation MNWLLRNLIELVALVFVTGYAWADAAPNGAPDQATLGAYVISIHDLNFAANTFGADFWVWTDYENSRLQPLKTLELVNAKSATISLQTTQQKENQTWSQQKIQGTFRHSWDMSNFPFERHTLSIIMEEAQDDINHFRYVDDAKNDGYAKDIVIDGFAIRKMTVENTQRDYNSNFGDPSAPPKSSYSQIRINIELERVSRILFIKLHTALYVSFLITAFCFPLLPQIQKTPQLVNAALSAMVGSLFAAVINLRAADTVIGRSEALTLVDRLHFITFLYFIVLGGCAMMILVTRERWNIGNLYRFSRWAGGVYVVSYIAVNALLVWGAVS, from the coding sequence GTGAACTGGTTACTCCGTAATTTGATTGAACTTGTCGCCTTGGTATTTGTTACGGGATATGCCTGGGCGGATGCCGCGCCCAACGGGGCACCCGACCAGGCCACGCTTGGCGCCTACGTAATATCGATACATGATCTTAATTTCGCGGCGAATACCTTTGGGGCGGATTTCTGGGTATGGACCGATTATGAGAACTCTCGTCTCCAACCACTCAAGACACTGGAGTTGGTAAATGCTAAGTCAGCCACAATAAGTCTTCAGACTACTCAACAAAAAGAAAATCAGACCTGGTCACAGCAGAAGATCCAAGGTACCTTTCGTCATTCCTGGGATATGAGCAATTTTCCTTTTGAACGCCATACCCTATCGATTATTATGGAAGAGGCCCAGGATGATATAAATCATTTCCGGTATGTCGATGATGCAAAAAACGACGGATACGCTAAAGATATTGTTATCGATGGTTTTGCCATCCGCAAAATGACCGTGGAAAATACCCAGCGTGACTACAATAGCAACTTTGGGGACCCAAGCGCACCACCAAAGAGCAGTTATAGTCAGATTCGCATCAATATAGAATTGGAGCGCGTCTCGCGGATATTGTTTATAAAATTGCATACCGCACTCTATGTTTCTTTTCTAATTACTGCTTTTTGTTTTCCTCTACTGCCGCAAATTCAGAAAACTCCGCAACTAGTAAATGCAGCTTTGAGTGCCATGGTGGGTTCGCTGTTTGCCGCAGTAATTAATTTACGTGCCGCAGATACTGTAATTGGCCGTAGTGAGGCATTAACGCTGGTTGATCGGTTACATTTTATTACTTTCTTATATTTTATCGTGTTGGGAGGGTGCGCTATGATGATTTTGGTAACACGCGAACGATGGAATATTGGAAATCTTTACCGTTTTAGTCGTTGGGCTGGTGGGGTCTACGTTGTAAGTTATATTGCCGTCAATGCCCTGTTGGTATGGGGAGCGGTATCCTGA
- a CDS encoding Cyclic di-GMP phosphodiesterase PA4781 has translation MIATNSWDDPIQRCSSRVEQPTILVVDDTPENLTVLGGLLQPYYRVKVASSGSRALVVATAEPLPDIILLDVMMPGLDGYAVLERLRVQEVTRNIPVIFVTALDASEDEERGLFLGAVDYITKPIRPAIVLARVRTHLELKRARDWLHDQNTFLEGEVVRRMRENQIIQEVSLQALANLTEVRDFETGNHIRRTQGYVTILARKLRSHPKYANRLTPRFIDLMTRAAALHDIGKVGISDQILLKPGRLTPEEFEVMKQHSRIGAEVIDHAMRRVCTESEYQALQAYSRLGPEAVLAEGEREAPLAFLELTKEIAHYHHEHWDGSGYPVGLTGDAIPLPARLMALADVFDAIISHRPYKPALSIEDAIDVVVNGRGTHFDPDLVDAFLGVVDEFRTIAEYYADPTN, from the coding sequence ATGATCGCCACGAATTCCTGGGATGATCCTATTCAGCGTTGTTCTTCTCGTGTGGAGCAACCCACCATCCTTGTTGTTGACGACACCCCGGAGAATCTCACTGTTCTGGGCGGATTGTTGCAACCTTATTACCGTGTAAAGGTAGCTAGTTCTGGCTCGCGGGCGCTGGTGGTTGCTACCGCCGAACCGTTGCCGGATATAATCTTGCTCGATGTTATGATGCCGGGATTGGACGGTTATGCCGTTCTTGAACGCCTGCGTGTCCAAGAGGTTACACGCAATATCCCCGTAATCTTCGTAACGGCGTTGGATGCTAGCGAAGACGAAGAACGTGGACTTTTCCTTGGCGCGGTTGATTACATCACTAAACCAATTCGCCCTGCCATTGTCTTGGCACGGGTGCGTACTCATCTAGAGCTCAAGCGGGCGCGTGATTGGTTACACGACCAGAACACTTTTTTGGAGGGGGAGGTCGTGCGACGTATGCGTGAAAATCAGATTATCCAAGAGGTGAGTCTACAAGCACTGGCTAATCTGACCGAAGTCCGTGATTTTGAGACCGGTAATCATATTCGCCGAACCCAGGGCTACGTGACCATTCTTGCTCGCAAACTGCGGAGTCACCCTAAATACGCCAACCGCCTCACTCCTCGTTTTATCGATCTGATGACCAGGGCTGCTGCATTGCACGATATCGGTAAGGTGGGAATTTCCGATCAAATTCTCCTTAAACCGGGCCGCCTGACCCCGGAAGAATTCGAGGTCATGAAACAACACAGCCGAATTGGGGCGGAGGTTATTGACCACGCGATGCGCCGAGTCTGTACCGAGAGTGAATATCAAGCCCTACAAGCTTATTCCCGGCTCGGCCCGGAGGCAGTATTGGCAGAGGGGGAACGTGAGGCACCGCTGGCCTTTCTCGAATTGACCAAAGAGATTGCCCATTATCATCATGAACACTGGGATGGATCCGGTTATCCGGTGGGCCTCACGGGGGATGCCATCCCTTTACCTGCCCGTCTGATGGCCCTCGCCGATGTGTTTGATGCCATCATTAGCCATCGCCCCTACAAACCCGCACTGTCTATTGAAGATGCCATCGATGTCGTGGTAAACGGACGCGGAACACATTTCGATCCAGATCTAGTGGACGCCTTTCTGGGGGTGGTCGATGAGTTTAGAACGATTGCGGAATATTATGCCGATCCGACGAATTAA
- the cheR gene encoding chemotaxis protein methyltransferase translates to MRNQTPVAASPETSSRSSGDPLHQFTLSEADFTRVRELAYRLAGISLGPHKRDMVYSRLVRRLRALNLSSFRAYLDQVEKGGVEVQSFLNALTTNLTYFFREEHHFPLLVQHAKARIAQGHGVVRVWSSASSTGEEPYSMAIALAEGFNTLSPPIRLLATDIDTDVLKRAQAGIYPLDAVNRLPATSLRRFFLRGTGQQEGYARVRPEIQNLVTFRQLNLLGETWEVEPPLDAIFCRNVMIYFDKPTQREVVEGFVRVLAPDGLLFMGHAESLQHVSDLVKPLGQTVYCLTPQAIAAKTRR, encoded by the coding sequence ATGCGTAATCAAACCCCTGTGGCGGCGTCTCCGGAAACCTCAAGCCGCTCCTCAGGTGATCCCCTCCATCAGTTCACTCTGAGTGAGGCCGATTTTACTCGAGTCCGAGAATTAGCTTATCGTCTGGCGGGTATCAGTCTTGGACCTCACAAGCGGGATATGGTCTACAGCCGTCTGGTACGTCGCTTGCGGGCGCTAAATCTATCTTCATTTCGGGCCTATCTCGATCAAGTAGAGAAAGGAGGGGTCGAAGTTCAATCTTTTCTCAATGCCTTGACCACCAATCTCACCTATTTCTTCCGCGAGGAGCACCACTTTCCACTTCTGGTGCAACACGCCAAGGCTCGGATAGCTCAAGGGCACGGTGTTGTGCGGGTGTGGAGTTCCGCTTCTTCTACGGGTGAAGAGCCTTATTCCATGGCCATTGCCTTAGCGGAAGGTTTTAATACTCTCAGCCCGCCGATACGACTACTTGCCACCGATATCGATACCGATGTTCTAAAACGGGCACAAGCGGGAATCTATCCGCTGGATGCTGTAAATCGTCTGCCTGCCACAAGCCTACGTCGCTTTTTTCTGCGTGGTACCGGTCAGCAAGAGGGCTATGCCCGAGTACGTCCCGAGATCCAGAATCTCGTAACCTTCCGTCAACTCAATCTACTCGGTGAGACCTGGGAGGTAGAGCCCCCCTTGGATGCCATATTCTGTCGCAATGTGATGATTTATTTCGATAAACCAACGCAGCGCGAGGTCGTGGAGGGGTTTGTGCGAGTACTCGCTCCTGACGGGTTGTTATTCATGGGCCATGCCGAGAGTCTTCAACATGTCTCTGATCTGGTGAAGCCTTTAGGTCAGACCGTTTATTGCCTGACTCCTCAGGCAATTGCTGCCAAGACGCGGAGATAG